The genomic window GTCGCGATGGGGGCCGACACGAAGCACATGGTGTCGTAGATCGCCATGAGCGAGGTGGACGATCCGCCCGGGGAGTTGAGATAGATCGCGATCTCGGCACCGGGGTTCGCCGACTCAAGGTGGAGCAGCTGGGCGATGACCACGTTGGCGACCCCGTCGTCGATCTCCGTGCCGATGAAGATGATCCGCTCGGACAGGAGGCGGCTGAAGACGTCGTAGGACCGTTCCCCCTGGGGCGTGCGCTCGACGACGTTCGGAATCGTGTACTGGCCCATGTCAGAGTCCCATCCGTCGTCGTGAAGCGGCCGGTCGGACGGTGTCGAGCGATACGACGACGTGGTCGACCATGCCGTAGCTCTTGGCCTCCTCCGCCGTGAACCACCGGTCCCGGTCGCCGTCCCGGGAGATCGTCTCCGCGGACTGCCCGGTGTGCGTCGCGGTGATCCGCTCGACCGCCCGCTTCGTGAACTCCAGGTTCTCCGCCTGGATCGCGATGTCGGAGGCGGTGCCGCCGATTCCGGCCGACGGCTGGTGCATCATGATCCTCGCGTTCGGCAGGACGAAGCGCTTGCCTTTCGCGCCGACGGTGAGCAGGAACTGGCCCATGGACGCGGCGAAGCCCATGGCGAGGGTCGAGACGTCGTTCGGGACGAGCTGCATCGTGTCGTAGATGGCCAGCCCGGCCGTCACGGACCCGCCCGGGCTGTTGATGTAGAGGCTGATGTCGGTACGGGGGTCCTCGGCCGAGAGGAGCAGCAGCTGCGCGCAGACCCGGTTGGCGGAGACCTCGTCCACCTGGGTGCCGAGGAAGACGATCCGCTGGGCGAGGAGCTGGGCCGCGAGATGGTCGTCGTAACGTGTCGCGGGCGTGTCCTCGTCGGCGGCGCGTGGGCGGTGGGCGAGGTACGGCGGCATGCGGGCCTCCTGGTGGTGGGCGGCCGTTTCGGCCGCGGTCCCTCCACACTTGTCCGTCCCGGCCCGCGGAGTCACCTGTCTCTGCCCGCAGCAGATTCGCCACGGGCAGATCGCTGTTCCACAGGACGGGCGGTGACCGGCTGCCCCGGACGGTCCTTGCCGGGGCAGCCGGTGTAGGTACGTCGTCCAGCCGGGGCGCGTCCGGCCGGCGGGCGTCGGTCCGTGCTCGTAGCGCTGGACGTAATCCGGTGGTAAGCCCGTCCCGCTCCACGGCAGGATCGGGCCCGTGCCTCTGATACTCCCGCCCCGCCTCACCGCCTCCGCCCGCATGCTCGGCGACGCCGCCCGGCGGCGCGGTCTGCGTACCGTGCACCTGCCTGACCGGGAGGTTCCGGACGGATTGCGCGACGGACGGGCGTATCTGCACGCGGGACCCGCCTTCGCCGACGCCGTGGCGCCCGCTCTGGGCATCGCACCGCTCGAAGCTCCGGCCGACTGGCTGGCACACCTGCCGGCGGCGTTCGTGCATCGCGAGATCCGCGCGATGCCCATCCGTGAGGCGTACGGCCTGCGGCGTCCGGCATTCGTGAAGTCGCCCAACGACAAGAGCATTCCGGCTCTGGTCTACACGGACGGGTCCCGGCTCCCGGGACCCGACGCCGTCGATCCGGAGACGATCGTGCTGGTGAGCGATGTCGTCGCCTTCGAGGCGGAGTACCGTCTTCATCTGCTCGACGGGCAGGTGCACACCGGCAGCCGGTACGCCGTGGCCGGACGTCTGGACCTCGCCCCGCTCTCCGCCTCCGCGCACGCGTTCGGCTCGGAGCTGCTCGCCGCCGCCAGGGACACCCTGCCGTCCGCGATCGTCGTCGACATCGGCGTCATCGGGCCGGGCCGGTGGGCGGTAGTCGAGGCCAACGCCGCCTGGGCCAGCGGGTGTTACGCCTGCGATCCGGACCGCGCGCTGGATGTGGTGCTCAGGGCCGCCGGACCGGCGGAACACCTGTCGCAACGGGACAGCCGCTTCGTCAGGCGAGTCTTCCGACCTGCTTGACCGTAAGGCTCCTGGACCGCTCGCAGCGCGCGTCCGGGACCACCGTGGGCGATCCGGTCGGGCGACGCTGAAGTGTTCCGGTCACGACCGCGATCGCCCGCCCGGCCGAGCGGGCGATTCCCACGCCCGCTCGTGCGCGAGCGTCCGGTCGCCTTCGCTCCTCAGCCTGTCGTCGCTCAGAGCGATTCCGTCGGCCCTCTTCTTCATCCCGACCAGCTGCCGGATCCTGTGCGCGACGATCGCCGCCGTCCTGCTCATCGATCTCTCCCGTGTACGTGTATGTGCGGCTGGGACGCGATCCCACCGCTTGGTTCACGGTGGACCCGATGCCCACTCCAGCGTGCCACACACTGTCCGATTTCGACCGATTCGATATCGCACGGATTGCGGGACGGCCCTTACGTGCTGCCCCCGATCCCCGCCCTCCGACGATCCGGCCTTCACAGGCCCACACCTGGGCCGACCGGGCTCGGGTACGGCGCGCCCCTCGGCCCCACGGCCGGGCACGGTGGAGGATCGGTGGGCAGCGCACCGAGGCGTTCCGCCCGGCACCGCACCGCGACGTGGAAGGTTCTGTCATGGGACTGAGCGACGACCCGCTGTTCCGGCCCGCCGCCGACCGGGCCGGAAGCCTCGTCGGCGACGGAAGCCCCTGTTGCGCACCGCTCGCGCCGTGAGCGCCGGTACGGGCGCGAGTGGCGCGGGCGGCGGCCGCTACGGTGAGTCCTTCTTCCGCCCCGAACAGGCCGGAGAGGGACGACGAATCGACTTCGGTGCCCTCGCCTACGACGATGTCACCATGGCCCGGCTACGCGCCGTCGGGGCGGGCCCCGGGTGGCGCTGCCTCGATGTGGGTGCCGGCACCGGAACGGTCTCCCGTCGGCTGCTGCAGGATGCCGGGGTGGCGAGTGTGCTCGCCGTGGACCGCGACGTACGGTTCATCGGTGGGCGGCCGGTGCCCGGGCTCGAGGTACTGGAAGCCGACGTCACCGCCCCGGGCTTCGTCTCGGGGCGGTTCCGGCTCGTCCACGCGCGCTTCGTGCTCATGCACCTGCCGGAACGCGACCGTCTGATCACAGCGCTCGCCGAACTCGTCGCGCCCGGTGGCGTGCTGGTCCTCAGCGATGCCGTCGACCTCACGAGCGACAGCGCGCCGAGCACGCCCTACGCGACGGCGATGCGGGCCATGTGGAAGGGGCTGCGGGCCACCATCGGCACCGACGTCACCTGGGTGCCGTCGTACCCGAGGCTTCTGCGTGAGG from Streptomyces sp. NBC_01341 includes these protein-coding regions:
- a CDS encoding ATP-dependent Clp protease proteolytic subunit gives rise to the protein MPPYLAHRPRAADEDTPATRYDDHLAAQLLAQRIVFLGTQVDEVSANRVCAQLLLLSAEDPRTDISLYINSPGGSVTAGLAIYDTMQLVPNDVSTLAMGFAASMGQFLLTVGAKGKRFVLPNARIMMHQPSAGIGGTASDIAIQAENLEFTKRAVERITATHTGQSAETISRDGDRDRWFTAEEAKSYGMVDHVVVSLDTVRPAASRRRMGL
- a CDS encoding ATP-grasp domain-containing protein; this encodes MPLILPPRLTASARMLGDAARRRGLRTVHLPDREVPDGLRDGRAYLHAGPAFADAVAPALGIAPLEAPADWLAHLPAAFVHREIRAMPIREAYGLRRPAFVKSPNDKSIPALVYTDGSRLPGPDAVDPETIVLVSDVVAFEAEYRLHLLDGQVHTGSRYAVAGRLDLAPLSASAHAFGSELLAAARDTLPSAIVVDIGVIGPGRWAVVEANAAWASGCYACDPDRALDVVLRAAGPAEHLSQRDSRFVRRVFRPA
- a CDS encoding class I SAM-dependent methyltransferase — encoded protein: MRTARAVSAGTGASGAGGGRYGESFFRPEQAGEGRRIDFGALAYDDVTMARLRAVGAGPGWRCLDVGAGTGTVSRRLLQDAGVASVLAVDRDVRFIGGRPVPGLEVLEADVTAPGFVSGRFRLVHARFVLMHLPERDRLITALAELVAPGGVLVLSDAVDLTSDSAPSTPYATAMRAMWKGLRATIGTDVTWVPSYPRLLREAGLGSVAAEIHVPPLLPGSAISRFWADTWKRSRAAMTATGLVDDEAVDEAVRYLGSDECAAVSAGMLTAWGWRSDGPATPRTRAFPQPSHDADRAE